A genomic stretch from Anabrus simplex isolate iqAnaSimp1 chromosome 2, ASM4041472v1, whole genome shotgun sequence includes:
- the LOC137498579 gene encoding uncharacterized protein: MSRKRQYDESRSDNPLRRGVPLNSQACKLVRRTREFYEREREFVRLHGRPSVPADQVVERTSQTLGLSKRTVVQKGVLLQELKEKWTGEPSSGGNKAESGDLFLSTPGKKRFKPSPVTGIDSFQADAIRRHVYDYYSRKEYPVVAKLLVSLKQKNLFSGGKTSLKSVLRALGFRYKKLNGRKLLLEKSHIVMARSIFLNKLVGKDLNEVIWLDEMWVNAGECIDKSWTDDSPKSSGNQPTGKGARLIIAHAGSSSGFVEGGLLMFRSKKTGDYHEDMDHVRFLDWFKKLLQQLKGPSVIVMDNAPYHSVIMDKTPTSSARKELLVEWLQARNIPAHMGMTKLALYALVKQNKPVSPTYVVDEVAKEQGHEVVRLPPYHCHFNPIELVWSDVKRYVRTNNKSFTITEVERLFREGIALVDAASWRKKVGHVATLINSAMDIDGIISDCPELMICLDDDDDNNDDDDDNNNNNSNNNEGDGSDGSDLEGIEPLPM; encoded by the coding sequence atgtcacggaaacgacaatatgatgaatcgcgaagtgataatcctttgcgccgaggagtgccccttaatagtcaggcatgtaaattagtgcggagaactcgcgagttttacgagagggagagggaaTTCGTACGTTTGCATGGTCGtccctctgttcctgcagatcaagtcgTGGAACGAAcaagtcaaacattagggctttcaaagcgcacTGTGGTTCAGAAAGGTGTTCTCCtccaggaactgaaggaaaaatGGACTGGGGAACCTAGCAGTGGCGGAAACAAGGCTGAGAGTGGGGACTTGTTTCTTAGCACGCCAGGAAAGAAACGATTTAAGCCATCTCCTGTtacaggaattgattctttccaggctgatgcaatacgtagacacgtgtacgattattacagcaggAAGGAATATCCTGTGGTGGCAAAATTACTAGTCTCCCTTAAACAGAAAAATCTTTTCTCCGGGGGTAAAACTTCCTTAAAATCGGTATTGCGAGCCTTAGGTTTCAGATACAAAAAACTGAACGGAAGAAAACTGTTGCTTGAAAAGTCACACATCGTGATGGCtaggagtatttttttaaataaacttgtcggtaaggatctcaacgaggtaatatggttggatgagatgtgggtgaatgctggggagtgcattgataaatcttggactgatgacagtcctaaaagctccggtaatcaaccgactgggaagggcgccagattaataatagcgcacgcgggttcatccagtggttttgtggaaggtggtcTTCTAATGTTCCGATCGAAAAAAACCGGTGATTATCACGAAGATATGGACCATGTTCGCTTTTTAGATTGGTTTAAGAAGCTCCTGCAACAGCTCAAAGGCCCttccgtaattgttatggacaatgcaccttaccactcggtaataatggacaagacccctacttcgagtgCCCGTAAAGaattgttagtggaatggctgcaggcaagaaatatcccagcgcatatgggtATGACTAAATTAGCCTTATATGCACTGGTGAAACAAAACAAACCGGTTTCACCGACGTACGTAGTtgatgaggtagcgaaggaacaaggacacgaggttgttaggttgccgccgtaccactgtcacttcaaccctaTTGAATTGGTATGGAGTGATGTGAAACGCTACGTTCGCACAAATAACaaatccttcacaattactgaagtggaaagacTGTTCCGAGAGGGTATTGCTCTAGTGGATGCGGCTTCTTGGAGGAAGAAAGTTGGCCATGTCGCAACATTAATTAACTCGGCGATGGACAtagatggcatcatcagtgactgtccggagttgatgatctgcctggaCGATGACGACGACaacaatgatgatgacgacgacaacaacaacaacaacagcaacaacaacgaaggcgacggtagtgatggcagtgatctggagggtatagaACCTCTACCAATGTAA